The DNA segment CACAAGAAGTTGTTCAAAGCTATATTATTCAGCACAAGCACTATACTTCTATGTTCATTTGGATCTACTTTTAATCTCTCAACTTCACCAAACCAGTTGAGTAAAACGACATTTGCAATATACCATATACTTTGGTTATATCTCTAGTTAatatagaatatatttttaagctATCTTCAAAGACAACAAAAATCCTTAGACAGGTATAGAATAATAGCATGCTCATGCATCCTATTGCTTTTCATGCAGGGAACGTATACCTTGCATCTTCCCTAACatatcaaatttattatacTGTTTGATGTAAAGAAAAGAACAGTTTCTTCAGTCCAACCATGTTACTACATAGCATGTATATGTGAGAAATGCATCACATTAAACTATATACTGAACATGAAAATCAAGTATTACCTCTATTTTTTTCAACTCAGCTTCAAGAATTGCCATCTTGCGGCTTTCCCAAGCAGCAACCGCTGAGAGATGTTTTTCAGCTCTGTTAACAGATCAAATGATGTCTCGAGTTTAGGTGAGTTTGTATAGGAAATATGTAATAGGGTCAATGAAATGTCATATTATTATCATCAGTATCATTCTATATAGATTACTCTACTGCAAAATCAACTTTAACATTTTAGTTTGCCCAAACACTCAGCTAATTGTTACAACTTTCGCATTTTGTAGCCTAAATGACGTGATTTTTAACTTTGCAATGAGTTTCTAAACACACATTTAGTTTTAACTTTTCAAAATGAAGATTCACCCTTCTTTGAGGCATATGCATAAACTGTTAAAATACATAGAAGTCTTACCTGTTGTCTGCTTTGGCCTTTTCACTCTCTTCCCATGCCTTCACATAGGacaactttttctctttctcgacTTCTGCCCGAGCGATATCTGTTCATAACATAAGTGAATAGCTTAGAAATTAATAAACCTCGTTCAGAAAAAAAAGTGATTGGTGAATCAGCATCttctaacatgaaagttttaaATAGTGATTTGCATAGTTATATAGTATAATTTAGTCATGTGTGTAGTTAATGTTGAATCTCCAACAATAATAAATTGAAGGGTTAACACTTACCTCTATCAAGAGACCCTCTCCAGCTTTGCTGGTTTGCAGGAACTACTGGTTCTGTTGAACCAAGAAAATGACAGGAAATTGGTAAAGCAAACAAATTTTATGAAAGGAACTAACTCAATCAAAAGATGAGTGTGAAAAACATGATATTATTGGAAATGGCATAGTGGTATGATGCATGAGCATGTTATATTTGTGTACATGCACCAATATCTCTCAACAGAAATATCAGCTTTGAAAGCAGAATCCACCTTCTACCTCTCTTTTTCTTATTGGTAACACTAATAATAATTTAgcatgaagtttttttttttttttttttgatcagcacGAAGTATGAACGGTCATCAGAGAATGAAAATATGAACAGGAACAGGTGCAATGCAAAACTCACTCTCGGGTACAACAAGTATAGCTTTCGACTCTTCTGCTCCAGAAGCTTCCTTTGCAACGGCATCGTGGGAGGGCACTTCAGCCACAACCGGAGCCACCTCGGGCACAACCGGAGCCACCTCAGGCACAACCGGAGCCTCCTGAGCCACAACCGGAGTCACCTCAGCCACAACCAGAGCATGGGCAGCTTCGGGCTTCGATTGCAGCTCTTCCATCGCCGTTGCTTGGATTGGAGCGTTGAATTAAGAAACAGAGTTAGAAATGAAAACAGAGTGAGAGATGAAAACAGAGGAagttattatttatagtttGCAAAAGTTCCAAGAAAGAAGGGTGGAGCCTTGAATAAGTCCTTTAACTAATTTGTAGCTTAGAAATGATTGACCTCATAGATGTTAACATTAGACACAATTAGACATTAGAATGGTAACAAAATTAGTCAAACCCCTCCAAGATACCTAAATTTCTCAACCAATCTT comes from the Phaseolus vulgaris cultivar G19833 chromosome 8, P. vulgaris v2.0, whole genome shotgun sequence genome and includes:
- the LOC137827206 gene encoding remorin-like, which produces MEELQSKPEAAHALVVAEVTPVVAQEAPVVPEVAPVVPEVAPVVAEVPSHDAVAKEASGAEESKAILVVPEKPVVPANQQSWRGSLDRDIARAEVEKEKKLSYVKAWEESEKAKADNRAEKHLSAVAAWESRKMAILEAELKKIEEELEKKKAEQSEKMKNKMALIHKQAEEKRATIEAKRGEEVLKAEEIGARYRATGTTPKKTIGCF